The Solanum pennellii chromosome 4, SPENNV200 genomic interval CATCAAATTTCATAAACTGATAATACCTCATGTTGATGGCCTTCCATATGGAGCAGAGACAACAGCTGATGTTCCTGGACCATTGGAGAGTCTGTTAGCCACAGCTTTTGATGAATTGTATGATGAAATCAAATCAATTCTTCAAAATCTAAAACCCCATTTCGTTTTCTTTGATTTTGCTTATTGGATTCCTGATTTAGCGAAAGAAATTGGGGGTATCAAAACTCTGATTTACCTACTTATTTCCCCTGCTGCACTGTGTAAATCAACGGATAAGGCTACTTTTATGACATCAACTGCAGCTGAGCTAGTAAAGCCACCACCAGGTTACCCTTCTACTACTGTGGTGTTGCATGAAAGCGAAGCTAAGTTGTTGTCATTTGTATATCAAGAATATGGCAAGGGGGTCACGTTTCAAGAACGATTGGACAAGGCACTTACACGATGCGATGTAATAGCTGCAAAAACATGTAGAGAGATTGAAGGTATCTTTTGTGAATACATAGCAAATCTACTTGAAAAGCCAGTCATTTACACTGGACCTGTGATTCCCGAGCCCAAAAAAGAGCAACATGAATTATCAAATTGGCTCGAGAAATTCGAGCCAGGATCAGTAGTGTTTTGTGCATTTGGGAGCCAATTGATTCTTGAAAAGGAACAGTTTCAACAACTTGTTTTAGGCTTTGAACTGACTGAGTTACCATTTCTTTTAGTCGTTAAACCACCTCAAGGGACAAATTCAGTAGAAGAAGCCTTGCCAGAGGGATTCAAACAAAGAATTCAAGAAAAGGGACTGATTCTTGATTGTTGGGTGCCACAATTGGAGGTTTTAAGACACAAATCAGTTGGTTGTTTCGTGACTCACTGTGGTTATGGGTCGATGTGGGAGTCTTTGGTGTTGTGTGATTGTCAATTGGTGCTTTTGCCAAGGCCTATTGATCACATTTTTACTGCTAGGCTGATGGGACAACACCTTAAGGTTGGTGTAGAAGTGGAGAAGGATGAAAATGATATGTTTACTAAAGAGAATTTGTGCAAGGCTGTGAAATGTGTGATGGATAAAGATAACCAAATCGGTTGTCTCGTGAAAGAGAATCATAGGAAATGGAAGGAACTTCTTTCGAGTCCTGGATTCATGAGTAACTACATCGATAACTTCATTCAAGACTTGCATGGACTTGTAGTTGAAAATAGTTAGCAGGGTGGAAGCTACGAGTTTGCATAATTCAGTGTATTGTGTTAAGAAATTTTGCTTAATATGTATGAATAATCCATTTCAATCGAATCAGAATTTATAAACTCAAAACTGTCTATCTAGTGATGTAACTTGCATTTTTCAAACGTTTTCATGCCGTGCTTAGGAATTATACACCTTTCTTTCAAATGtagagtttttatttttagataacATTTTTACCTCTAAATGCACTTGTCAACACTCAAAGAAGTGTACAAGTTTAGATCTAAAGTTAAGTCAGGTATATTATGACTACGAAAAAGGACCCAAAATATTAtgttcacattttattttattagcatCGAAGAGTCAATCGATTAGTTGCATTACAAGATTTTAAGAAAAGATTATTTtcagtaaaataaaataaaatagagagaaGATATTATATAGATGAAATTGAGGACAATTTATAAAGGATCATCACTTATCCATCTTTTGAACATAACAAAACATTCTTCAGGCTTGTCCGTACAAGCTGTGTGTCCTGCTCCctattaaataaagtaaaaataaataaatcgaaagctattaaaaaatattaagataaattaattatctcaATTCTTATAGTAAAACTTATAAAGTGTAAAATTAGTGGCACAATTAATTTCAAATACCTTCACTGTTGCATAAGTCATTTTGTTGGAGTAAGACCTCGTATAACTACAAGGATACGATATTAGAAAAATGATTAACATTATAAACTCACATAATAATTAGTTTTAGTTAAGAATTCATAATTGTAACTAAGGATGTAAAATTTGGAGATTAATTACCCAGCAACTTGATTGTTTACGTTCCATTGACGCCAATCATCATCAATAGAGTAGTTTAGAGACTTTATCCATGTTTGTGTATCTTGAAAAGGTACCATATAATCATGATCTCCACTgttaaattaaacataaaaaaaaaatctattatatGTATTCATGAAATAAGTTGTTTTACTATAAACTAATATGTCAATtatctttaaatattaaaaactgAAGAGTAATTGGGAATCTGGATTTAAAAGatcattgatgatataatagTTCGTTCTTGGTACGAATAAGTCCTTTGACCTTCTGGCATtatcattgaaaatatttaataacattCTTTTCAGTTCAATTTATTGATAGGTTTAACTTTTTATACACTTCTAAATTTGAATACCATGCGAGTTAGAATTATAATAATTAGTTGACAAAAACTGTAATCTCAAGCcaaatatataaagttaaaacaTACACAAACGTAACAATGAATATTAATTACCTGTATATAAGTGATCGATAGCCTTTAGTGCTTAAATTTGCATGATATGGTACAACATTATGTACCGTCAAAGTGTAGTTATGATGAGAGCCTTCACTTATATCTCTTCTACATTTTATCCAACTTTCTATAATTCCCTGCAAAGAGTAAAATCACcagtaaaattatcattttatttagaaaaaaatttctgATTAGATAAACagtcatatatttgtttttatcttctttttttttgtaattaagtATGTAATTATAACGTAATTAcaccaaatacatatatttgaataaCTATATTTTCGTCATTGTTTTTTAAGTATGTAATTAATGCGTAATTACACCAGATACTTATATCTGGATGCCTATATCTTCGTCggcattttttttctaagtatgtTATCTATGCATAGATATTCTGGATACATCACAAAATATACTAGATAAATTTGATATACACATATACATTGAATACATCAATGCTTATTAAATACTGAATATATGAATACATGAAAATGtgatatataaatacattatgaaacataAATGCAAGAAACTAGAGGGATGAGAGGGCGGAGGATAGAGGAGAGAGATGAGATACATTCACTAGATATAGTGTATGTAGAAACAACTCAAACGAGATTCATAATAATTGAATGCATTGAGTAATTAGCACCTCTATTTAGGGGTGTGCATCGGTCGATTCGGTtcaattttatgtattatcggctcggtttatcgatttttgatttttaaatatgctaaccAAATAACAAATCAATAAGATATTATTTATCGATTTTCAATTTATTCGTTTTTGATCATTATTGATTCGGTTTTGGAtttacccaataagaaaatgtccgtaaaataatatatacctTCTGATTTCTCTAAATGCTTTGATATAGTGAAACAAGAAAGATAATGAGAAATTGcatcaataagagaaaatatagtaTGAAGGTTACACCAAAATatagtatgaaattttttatgttaatcaaATTACGGACCTTTACAAACTTGCAAATGCTACAACTAATATTACAAACTAAATCTAAAATAAACTAGTCCAACAAGACTAAAATTAAAACTacaactaaaatcaaatagctACAATTGTGAACTCCTTACTTTAATCTTTAGGTTTTGAGTAAATTGTAAAAACTAGTAAAACGGCCTAGTTTTAAGTTGGtagagtactaataatttgatatagttacagtgtctaattatatattaaattattcatattaataattaggaagaataaaaaaataaattattaccgTCTTATTGAGTTATCGgtttacccaataacccaaCAGTAAAAATCGATACCTAATCAATaactcaataaatttttttataaacccATTAATAACTCAATAACATTTTCTCGATTCAATTTATCGATCGATTTGGTTTTTGCACACCCCTACTTATATTAGTATACtttataaaagtttattttttatttattgattctTACGAGGTGTATCAAGTCAATATCGTaagtagtatatatatatacttgtaatCCACATACCTTCCGAACATGAAGAGCTTCTTGGACTTGAGGGTCATTAGCCCAATACCTCAAATGCTTGCGCCAATCAGACTGAAGCAATTGAGAATAAGTTTTTACGGTTAATAGTatcttatttattcatttaagtTAAATACatagcaaaaaatataataatttatatatatagccTAGGCCATTATCGAGCATTTTCTTCAATTCTATTtgtcttattcttttttttttcttcaaaattttaaggATATAATCTCTCAGATGGATGAGGGTGGTTTTTTTCTAatgtcattaaattttttttaacctaaagtcaattaacttattatagtataaaataaagttgaacaactttctaaaaaaattctccgtaaaaaaaaggaaaaacttaCATCACACTTATCTTCACGTTGCATGGA includes:
- the LOC107017710 gene encoding UDP-glycosyltransferase 79B6-like — translated: MAEFIESKLEIVMFPWLAFGHLIPFMNLSNELAKRGHNITFLLPKNAETRLQKLNLYPNLIKFHKLIIPHVDGLPYGAETTADVPGPLESLLATAFDELYDEIKSILQNLKPHFVFFDFAYWIPDLAKEIGGIKTLIYLLISPAALCKSTDKATFMTSTAAELVKPPPGYPSTTVVLHESEAKLLSFVYQEYGKGVTFQERLDKALTRCDVIAAKTCREIEGIFCEYIANLLEKPVIYTGPVIPEPKKEQHELSNWLEKFEPGSVVFCAFGSQLILEKEQFQQLVLGFELTELPFLLVVKPPQGTNSVEEALPEGFKQRIQEKGLILDCWVPQLEVLRHKSVGCFVTHCGYGSMWESLVLCDCQLVLLPRPIDHIFTARLMGQHLKVGVEVEKDENDMFTKENLCKAVKCVMDKDNQIGCLVKENHRKWKELLSSPGFMSNYIDNFIQDLHGLVVENS